One Bythopirellula goksoeyrii genomic window, TGAGGCAGAATGGGAATATGCTTGTCGTGCTGGCACGACAACAGCTTATTCGTTTGGTGACGATCCAGAGATGCTTAGGGAGTATGCCTGGTACTATATGAATTCAGAAGACCGGTTCACTGCAGCAACAGTCGGACAACTGAAGCCCAATCATTGGGGATTGTTTGACATGCACGGGAACGTCTGGGAATGGACCCTAGATCAATATGACGTTGGGCAATATGCGAAATACTCATCTCAAACGGAAGTCTCTGATGATCTAACCAACTGGCCCACGAAACTTTTTCCGCGAGTGTTACGCGGGGGCTCTTGGTATTCCAGTGAGGCATCAGAGTGCAGGTCTGCATCGCGTCTGCCGTCCGACGATGACCAGTGGCGAAGCTCCGATCCCAATCATCCTCAAAGCCCTTGGTGGTTTGCCAGTGACGAAGGACTCTCCATCGGATTTCGCTTAGTTCGCCCAAAGAACCCACCTGCACGAAGTGAATGGAAAAAATTCTGGGACGCAGATTTAGAGGAGATTACGCGAGACGTCAATCGTCGCGTTTATCAAGAAGGTCGCGGGAGCTGGGGAATTGTTGATCCGCAATTGCCGAAAGCAATTGAACAACTGAAAACTTCCAATTAAATCATCGTTCATTCCGTATTTAGGACACTCATTTGATGGGAAGTCAAGAAGCAAAATGGCCGCTAGGAATATTTGTGAGTGTCGACCGAGGTCTGGGGATCGAAGTTGATCTAGCGCATGAGTTGGGGGTAACTACGGTTCACCTGCACGTCCCAAGCAGAGAGCTTCGTAGTCCAATCGCGGCGAATAAACTCGCCAAGAAAATGGATAATCTCAGACTGCAGATTACCGTCGTCTTCGCAGGATTTGACGGAGAAGACTACAAGAACATTTCCACGGTGCAGCGAACAATTGGCTTAGTTCCCGAGAGCACTCGTCCAGATCGCATGGATGAGCTGAAGGAGATTATCGATTACACGAGTTGTTTGAATGTCGGAGCGACTGGATTGCACATCGGTGTAATACCGAAAGACTCCTCAGATATAACATTTGGAAAGGTTGTTGAGTCGACTAGTGAGGTATGTGAATACGCGGCCCAACAGGGCGTCAATATTCACTTAGAAACAGGCCAAGAATCTTCCGATGATCTGTTGAATTTCTTGAAAGCTGTCAATCAATCAAATCTCTATGTTAACTTTGACCCCGCCAACATGATTCTTTACGGAAGTGGAGAACCTATCCCAGCACTTAAGATGATCGGACCTTATGTTCGGAGTGTGCATATCAAAGATGCTCTCTGGTCAGCTCACCCCGGCATAACTTGGGGATTAGAGGTGCCGCTAGGTGAAGGAGCTTTGAATATAGCCGAATATCTTCGGACTCTTGACGCCATCGGCTATTTCGGGCCACTCACCATCGAAAGAGAAATTCCTCATGACCCAGTTCGTCAGAAGGCAGAATTGAGTGATGCAATTAAGATACTCGATCGATTCAAGCAAGGAACCTAGCCATATATATAACAACACGACTCTCAATCATGATGTTCCTGCAGTTCTTTACCTGGAGTTCATGGTTTGCGACACTAGGGCTATGCCTTGGTAAAAATGGGCTTAGTGATGCCATTGGTGGTGCTTATCAGAGTGCGCCTGTCGCTGCGATTGTTGCCCCTTTGTTCTTGGGTTTGATTGCAGACCGGTTTTTCTCTTCGCAGATCGTAATGGCCGTGTTGTTGCTGCTTGGCGGCGGAATACTAATCTCAATTCCTGGTTTTGCCAAGTCAGGGTCGAGTGAAACCATCGAATGGTTGTGCCTGGGACACATGCTTCGTTTTATGCCGACACTAGGCCTTTCCAATACTATTGTCTTTTCCAACATACCTGATCAAAACAATTTTCCAAGAATCCGCGTCTGGGGAACGATTGGCTGGATAGTTGCTGGCCTCATCGTTGGATTCCTCGGCTGGTCTGCCAAGTTCGATATTTTTCAGTTGGCAGGGGGCTGCTCGCTTCTATTAGGATTATATTCGTTTACATTGCCACACACACCGCCACCGGGTCGCGGTAAGCCAATTGATCTGTCAGCACTGTTAATGCTTGATGCGTTGGCTCTCCTGC contains:
- a CDS encoding sugar phosphate isomerase/epimerase family protein, which encodes MGSQEAKWPLGIFVSVDRGLGIEVDLAHELGVTTVHLHVPSRELRSPIAANKLAKKMDNLRLQITVVFAGFDGEDYKNISTVQRTIGLVPESTRPDRMDELKEIIDYTSCLNVGATGLHIGVIPKDSSDITFGKVVESTSEVCEYAAQQGVNIHLETGQESSDDLLNFLKAVNQSNLYVNFDPANMILYGSGEPIPALKMIGPYVRSVHIKDALWSAHPGITWGLEVPLGEGALNIAEYLRTLDAIGYFGPLTIEREIPHDPVRQKAELSDAIKILDRFKQGT
- a CDS encoding formylglycine-generating enzyme family protein — translated: MNTSEFPLRFPSNLAMMVAMVLTQSPLKGEQGFVDYARVIPGTDVQFEMVAVEGGTLLMGSPTEERGHSKGESPQVEVRILSNWVGKYEVTWSEYHEFMKLCGVFDAFADEGIRKMTRDNKIDAVSAPSKLYEPSFTYGADGDPDPRQPAVSMSQYAAKQYTKWLSLLTGEFYRLPNEAEWEYACRAGTTTAYSFGDDPEMLREYAWYYMNSEDRFTAATVGQLKPNHWGLFDMHGNVWEWTLDQYDVGQYAKYSSQTEVSDDLTNWPTKLFPRVLRGGSWYSSEASECRSASRLPSDDDQWRSSDPNHPQSPWWFASDEGLSIGFRLVRPKNPPARSEWKKFWDADLEEITRDVNRRVYQEGRGSWGIVDPQLPKAIEQLKTSN